CACCTCGCCTCGGACGAACCCGCCACCGCCCTGGTCGTCTCGAACAACCAGATGACTCTCGGGGCGATGCGAGCCATCCGCCGTGCCGGACTGAAGGTGCCCCGGGACATCGCCGTGATCTGCTACGACGACTTCGAGTGGGCCGACCTGTTCGATCCCCAGATCTCGGCGATGGCGCAGGACGCCGCCAGTCTTGCGTCGAGCGCCGTCGAGCTTCTGCTCGCCCGGATCCGGCAACCAGACCGCCCGCCGCAGTCCGTGGTGGTGCCGGCCACCTTCCGGCACCGAGACTCGTGCGGCTGCGGACGCGAGAAGCACCAGGAACACGGGAACGTGGAAAATGTCCAGGCCACCCGCTGAGACGCTCACGCTCGCCGGACTCGCCGACCGCGCCCGGGCGTTGTCGGCGGGATCCGACCGGACGCTCATCGGGATCGTCGGACCACCCGGTGCCGGCAAGAGCACCGTGGCGGAGGCCCTCGTACATCAGCTCGGTTCGGACGCCGTCCTGGTCCCGATGGACGGCTTCCACCTGAGCAACGAGGTTCTCGAAACGCTGGGACGCCGGGACCGCAAGGGCGCTCCGGACACCTTCGACGCGGACGGCTACATCGCTCTCCTCCGCCGGCTGCGCCAACAGGTCGACGAGATCGTCTACGCTCCGGCGTTCCGGCGCGACATCGAGGAACCGATCGGTTCGAGCACCCCGGTGCCCCGGGCGACACCGATCGTGGTCACCGAGGGCAATTACCTGCTGCTCGACACGCAGCCGTGGAAGCTCATCCGCGACCTTCTCGACAGCACCTGGTACCTGGAGGTGGACGAGACCGTACGCCTCGAACGGCTCATCGCCCGCCACGTCGCCTTCGGAAAGGCCCCCGACGCGGCCCGAGCCTGGGCCGAGGGCAGCGATCAGGCCAACGCGGCCACCATCGCCGAATCGAGCCGGTACGCCGACCTGCTGCTCCGCCTCGCGCCGACCGCCACCTGACGACGCGTCATCCTGCGTAGGGCCTCCAGCCGAGGTAGTGCCCAGGACCAACAGGTCGGATTATCGGGGCTGGGCAGCCGAGGCATCCCTCGCTCTCCAGCGGATGCCAATTAGGGTCAACCGGTACCAACGCGGGCCACTGCGGCCAACCGCCGGTCGCAAACATGGGTTTGTGTGTTCGGGTTTTGGTCCTGGGCTGGGAGAACAGGGGCCCGGGTGATGTGGGCCAACGTGGGCCACTCCCTGCCACCCCAGGTGTACGCCCAGGTCGCTAGACTAGGCCCTCGCGCCCCCGTAGCTCAGGGGATAGAGCATCGGTTTCCTAAACCGTGTGTCGCAGGTTCGAATCCTGCCGGGGGCACCAGGTCACAGCCTTGATCACCGATCACTGTTCCGTCTTCCGGGGCTTGCGTGCCCGCTGCGTGCCCGATCGCTTCGCCACCTTCGCCCTGCTCGCGTCCAGGTACTGAGCGACCTCCGCGTCCCGGCCGTCGACGGCACGGGCGTAGTGGCGAGTCGTCACGCTGGCATTGGCGTGCCCGAGACGACGAGCTGCCACCAGGACGCCGTGTGAGTCAGCGACCCAACTCGCGTGCGTGGCCCGAAGGTCGTGAGGCGTCACGTCGACCAAGCCCAGCCGAGCGCACCGCCACCAGGAAGCGGCGGCGGAAGCCGTGGTAGCTCTGCTGCCGGTCGGCGGTGTGCGCCTGGTGCCCGGGGAAGACGAACACGTCCGGCCCGTCAGGCAGCGTCGCAAGGCGCTCCCGGAGCAGCTGCACGACGAACGCCGGCACGGCCAGCTCCCGCCGTTGATGGTTCTTCGGGGTATCGATGACCGGACCACCGGGCACCTGCGGCATCGCCTCGGCGACGGTCAACCGACCCGAGCTGACGTCAATGTGACGACGGCGCAGCGCGAGGGCTTCCCCGATCCGCAGCCCGCCGTCGGATAGGTCACCGGCCCACCGCGCCACGCCGCTGTCTCGACGGGGTGGGCGTTCGGGCACCGGCCGTCGTGGCTGCGGTTCGGCTGGTGGCCGGTCCTCTCGCGCTACCGGCGGATGGTTCAGCCGTCGATCTTCGGTCCCTGCTTGCAGTGACCCTCCGCCAGGCACACGAAGCGATATCTGAGTTTGACGAGGTATTCGGAGGTCGAGCATAGGTTGGTGGCGTACTGGCCGAATTGCGCTCTTATGAATCAAGGCAGCCTGCAAGCGGGCCGCGCCGGCCCGGCCGGCCACGCTGACTGGCAACCTTGCGTATTCGTGTAATGCGAGTTCGATGGTCTGTGGCCTCAGCAACAGCCGTCTGTAACCGTCTTCAGATCTCGGCAGGACAGAGCCTGAGCTTCCCCGCTAGCTCGGAGGACGATCTGCAGAGCGGCTTGGGCAGGGGTGACGTGCGTGGTGTCGATGACCTCGGCCTCGGCATGCAGCCACGTGCGGGCCGCCTCGGCGTAGGGCTCGAGGTACTTGAGGCGGAACGGGGAGGGGACGGGGTGTTCTCCCTCGATACGCCTGCGGAGGGTCTCTTGGTCAGCGTGGAGGACGAAGTGCCTTACCGGGATGGCATGGTGGGCGAGGCCCGTGCTGATTTCGCGCCAGTACTGCTCGACCAGGACGGTCATGGGTATCACCAAAGTGCCGCCGGTGTAGTCGAGCACGCGGCGGGCGGTCTCGACGACGAGCTGCCGCCACGGCGGCCAGTGCTGGAAGTTGTCCGTCTCGGGCAGCCCTGGCGTGATGTCCATGAGTGTCTCGCCGACCTTCTCGGCGTCGAATACCCGTGAATCCGGGATCAGTTGCTGCACGAGCGCGCTGGTCGTCGTCTTGC
The window above is part of the Micromonospora sp. LH3U1 genome. Proteins encoded here:
- a CDS encoding nucleoside/nucleotide kinase family protein, which translates into the protein MSRPPAETLTLAGLADRARALSAGSDRTLIGIVGPPGAGKSTVAEALVHQLGSDAVLVPMDGFHLSNEVLETLGRRDRKGAPDTFDADGYIALLRRLRQQVDEIVYAPAFRRDIEEPIGSSTPVPRATPIVVTEGNYLLLDTQPWKLIRDLLDSTWYLEVDETVRLERLIARHVAFGKAPDAARAWAEGSDQANAATIAESSRYADLLLRLAPTAT
- a CDS encoding tyrosine-type recombinase/integrase codes for the protein MPERPPRRDSGVARWAGDLSDGGLRIGEALALRRRHIDVSSGRLTVAEAMPQVPGGPVIDTPKNHQRRELAVPAFVVQLLRERLATLPDGPDVFVFPGHQAHTADRQQSYHGFRRRFLVAVRSAGLGRRDASRPSGHARELGR
- a CDS encoding AAA family ATPase, whose protein sequence is MIVWLNGTHGAGKTTTSALVQQLIPDSRVFDAEKVGETLMDITPGLPETDNFQHWPPWRQLVVETARRVLDYTGGTLVIPMTVLVEQYWREISTGLAHHAIPVRHFVLHADQETLRRRIEGEHPVPSPFRLKYLEPYAEAARTWLHAEAEVIDTTHVTPAQAALQIVLRASGEAQALSCRDLKTVTDGCC